From Geotalea uraniireducens Rf4:
CGGCGCCGTTATCCCGAGTTTCGCGAACTGATCAGGAAGGGAAAGAACTTTACCCAGGCGGATAAGGCGCTCCTTTTCGCCCGGCATAAAGACCTTCTCAACGAGATCATTCCCCTTTACAGGAAACTCCACGACGAGGGAAAGGCAGAACTGTCGGTCACCCCGTACTTCCATCCCATCCTGCCGCTATTGTGCGATATGAAAAGCGCCAGGACCGCCATGCCGAAGGTGATACTGCCGACCGTCCCGTTCAAATGCCCTGAAGATGCCCGGAGCCAGGTGGCGCGGGGGATTGCGTGCTTTGAGGAGTTTTTCGGTTTTACGCCGCAGGGGATGTGGCCTTCGGAGGGTTCGGTGAGCGACGAAGCGCTCGGCATTCTGGCCGAATGCGGTCTGGTCTGGGCTGCCACTGACGAAGGGGTATTGTCGCACACGCTCCACGGGGGGATCGGGGCGAGCCGGGAGGCGCTCTATCACCCTTACTCTTTTCAGCAGGGAGGGAAGGAGCTGGCTCTCTTTTTCCGTGACCACGCACTTTCCGACCGGATCGGTTTCACCTATTCCCAATGGGAGCCGGAACGGGCCGCCGCCGACTTCACCGCCAGGTTGCTGGAGATCAGGGGGCGCGTTCACGGGGCACGGGTCGTTCCGGTAATTCTTGACGGAGAGAATGCATGGGAATACTATCCCGACAACGGCTACACGTTCTTGAGACGTCTCTACGGCATGATTGCCGAAACTCCGGGCCTTGAACCGGCAACTTTTTCCGAGGTCCTGGCCAGGGTCCCGGGAAGGCGGGTCATTACCCATATTCATCCCGGATCATGGATAAATGCCAACTATGGTGTGTGGGTAGGGCATCCCGAAGAAAACCTGGGGTGGGACTATCTGGCAAGGGCACGGGAGGCTGCTGTCGAGAACAACCCTACTGTTGCGGCACTTCTTGCCGGGAGGGGGCATGACGGGGCCGCCGCTGATGGAACTACGGCGCAACTGGTCTGCCAATCGCTCTATGCAGCTGAAGGGAGCGACTGGTTCTGGTGGTACGGCGATGACCACTTTTCTCCCCACAGTGACAGGTTCGATGCCCTTTTTCGCCGTCACCTGATGAATGTGTACCGCCTACTCGGCCTCGACGCGCCGCGCGAACTTTTCGAACCGATCAAGAAAAAGAGTCCGGCCGGTCTTGTCCGCGAGCCCGCAGCCTTGATTTCGCCGGTTATCAGCGGCATCGTGACCGATTATTTCGAGTGGCTGGCAGCGGGCCTCTATGATCTGACCAGGCAGTCGTCGGCCATGCACGCTGCTGAAAGCCTGATGCAATCCTTTTTCTACGGCTTTGACCGGAAATTCCTGTTTTTCAGGGTCGACGGCGTTCAATCCCTGGAAAAAACGATGCAGGCCGGAGATCGCTTGAATCTGCAGCTGATCCATGATAATGAATTCCGGTTGACCATGAGCCTGGGCGCGGATGAAGGCTCTCTGCTGGTGAAAAGCGAGGGGGAGTGGAGGGAAACCGGCACCCTCTGCCGCTGGAAGATAATCAAGATAGCCGAAGCAAGGGTTCCGCTTGAGATATTCAACCTGATGCCGGGGGACAAGCTCTTTGCCTTTGTCACGCTGATGCGCGGCGATGAGGAGCTGGGACGCTGGCCCACCGATGCCCCGCTCCTCATTAACTATGCGGGGCCGGACCTGGAACTGGAAACGTGGTTGATTTAGTAGCGGTCGGCGGTCGGCAGTCGGCAGTCGGCAGTCGGCAGTCGGAAGTCGGAAGTCGGAAGTCGGAAGTCGGAAGTCGGAAGTCGGAAGTCGGAAGTCGGAAGTCGGAAGTTGTGGTGATGACCATCGACTGCCGACCATTAACCATCGACCGCTTTTAACGACCATTAACTATCGACCGATTTTAAAGGAGTTTAAATGTCGGAATTACGCTGGGACCCTTTGAAGCTGCACTGGGTCATCATTGCTACGGAACGGGGGCGGCGGCCCCGTGATTTCCAGGTGGAGCAGCAAGAGGCGGAGATGACCAGCTGCCCTTTTTGTTACGGCAATGAGGACAAGACACCTGCCGAGATTTTTGCCATCCGTCCGTCCGGACCTGCCAACTCACCCAACTGGAAGGTCCGCGTCATTCCCAACAAGTATCCGGTGTTGCGCATCGAGGGCGAAATCAAGAGCAAGGGATACGGTCTTTACGATGTGATGACCGGTATCGGCGCCCATGAAGTAATCATCGAAACGCCGCAACACGAAAAGGGGCTTGCGGATTTGTCGGTGGCGGAGGTCACCGATGTTCTCATCGCCTACCGCGCCAGGTTCCTGGACCTGCGTCGCGACAGCCGCTTCCGTTACATGGTTCTGTTCAAGAACCACGGTGTCCGGGCCGGCGCTACCCTTGCCCATTCACACAGCCAGTTGATTGCCGTGCCGCTTACCCCTCCGGTGGCGGCAACGGAACTGAAGATCTGCCGTGATTTTTACGCCAACAAAGAGCGCTGCATATTCTGTGACTTGATAGATTTTGAGCTGACGTGCGGCGACAGGGTGGTGAAGGAATTTCCCAATTTCGTCAGCGTGACTCCCTACGCTTCCTGCTTTCCCTTTGAGTTGCGCCTTTATCCGAAAAAACACTCCCACGACTTCGCCATGATGGATGACGGCCAGTTGGCGGAACTGGCCGTAGCCATGAAGGACATGCTGTTACGACTGAAGACGGTGCTGAAGGACCCTCCCTATAACTTCATTCTCCACTCCGCGCCGCCGCAGCAACAACGTCTCGGCAAGCCTGAATACTGGGGGTCGCTGGAATACGACTATCACTGGCATATCGAGCTGGTGCCGCGATTGACCCAAATAGCCGGATTTGAGTGGGGGACCGGCTTTTACATTAACCCGACTTCGCCGGAGGATGCCGCTCTCTTCCTCCGGGAGGCGGAGATTTAGATGTCATATTTTTGCGAGGTTGTATGAAGATCCTGTTTGTAGCTTCCGAGGTCACACCCTTTGCCAAGACCGGCGGTCTTGCCGATGTGACGGCCGCTTTACCGAAAACCCTGAAAAAGCTCGGTCATGATGTGCGTATCATACTCCCGTTTTACAGTGAAGTGGAACGTGGCGGCCACGGCATCAGGAAAGGGCGGAAAAGCGTCGAGGCGGTCATTGACGGCGTAATGAAAAAGGGTCTCTTTCGCCATACTTCCCTTGGCGATATTCCCGTATATCTTATTGAAAACAAAGAATATTTTTCCCGCGACAACCTCTACGGCACGGCTGCGGGCGAGTATCCCGACAACCATCGCCGTTTTGCCTTTTTTTGTCGGGGCGTGCTCGACCTGCTGAAAAAGATGGATTTCCGACCTGACGTCATCCATTGCCACGACTGGCAGACGGCGCTGATTCCCCTCCTGCTCAGACGCGAGAAAGGTGAGGACCTGTTTTTCAGCAAAACAGGGGTCATGTTCACCATCCACAATCTTGCCTACCAGGGGCTGTTTGCCAAAGAGACCCTGGCTGAGATGGGGCTCGATTCTTCATATTTCACCATCGATTGCCTGGAGTATTACGGCAAGGTGAATCTGATGAAAGGGGCGATTCTTTCTGCCGACCTCATCACAACGGTTTCCGAGACCTATTGCCGGGAGATTCAGACCCCTGAATCGGGAAACGGTCTCGACGGGGTGCTTGGAGTGAGGAACGCCGATCTCCATGGCGTTCTCAACGGTCTTGACTATGATCTGTGGGATCCGGCGACTGACCGGGGCTTATACAAAAACTATTCGGTAACCGCCCCGGCAGGCAAGGCCGTCAACAAAAAGGGATTGCAGAAGCTCCTTGGCCTGGAACCTGCGGCGGATGTTCCGGTCATCGGCATCGTATCCCGTCTGACTGCGCAAAAGGGATTTGACCTTTTGGCAGAACTGATGCCGAAGTTTGTCCGGAGCCGTTTGCAGTTGGTAATACTCGGAACTGGTGACGAGAAATATCTGAAACTTTTGCAGGATATAAAGGCGCGCGGGGCGGGCAACATTTCGGTAAATATCGGCTTTCATCCGGAGCTGGCGCCGAAGATTTATGCCGGCAGCGATATCTTCCTCATGCCATCACATTACGAGCCGTGCGGTCTCGGGCAGATGATCGCACTGCGCTATGGCGCCGTTCCCCTGGTGCGAAAGACCGGTGGTCTGGCCGATACGGTCTTTGACGAGCAGGACGGGGCAACAGAACCTAATGGCTTTTCTTTTGAGGACTATACGCCGGAAGCCCTGTGGGAAACGGTGTCGCGGTCGTTGCAGGCCTTTGATGATAAGGGCGCATGGAAAAAGTTGATGAAGCGCGGGATGAGCTGTGATTATTCGTGGGATGCTTCTGCCCGGAGGTATGAGGAGCTGTACCGCCTCGCCCTCGCTAGAAAAGGGAGGTGACGCATGATGGACGAGAAAAACGACCTGGAACAGATTACCCAGGAAATCAGAAAGGTCATCGACAACAACAAAAAGTTTCTCGACCGTGTCTTTGATGAGGATTTCGAGTCGGAAGACGAGGGGGGCGTTGAGGCAGAGGCGTTCGAGGAGTTGTAATACGAAAAAGGCAAAAAGCCGCTCGAATCAGTAAGGTGCTGATGGAGCGGCTTTTTTGTTGCAGGATTATAATGCGGCATTGCACGATAGCATGTCTTTTTTCTCAGAGGACTCAATAATGGCGGATATGAAAGAGGCACTCGAAATGATGAAGGATATGGCATTGGAGCGTATTCGGATGCTGAAGGATGGAATCACGTTACATGACGATTTCAAAAGAGCTTATTATCTGCAGGAGTACGAGGCAAAGCTTTCAGAGATCAACAAGCTCATCAGGCGTCTCAAATTCAGGGTGATTCGCTTTCGATAGGCTTTTTGACGAAATTATTCTTGCCTCATCAAACTGTTTTGTGTCCAAGTGTACAAAAAACCCCGGGAATTGCTTCCCGGGGTTTTTTGTCATTAGTCGCTACTTTTCGTGTCTGCCGCTGCCGGGCACATCTTCGCCGCCGGCGCTATGGCATTCGCTGCAGTTGGTCTTATATATTTCGTCGCCGATGTCGACCGGATGGACGAAATTTTTGACCTGGGGGGCTCCTGCAGGAATATTTTCCTGCTTCTGTCCCAGAACCGTGTGGCAGAGGTTGCAGTCCTTGGAAATCACTTTTCCCTGGGCTGATTTATGTTTGCCGTCGTGGCAGCGGAAGCAGCCCGGCGTATAGAAGTGGCCGATATGGTTAGGATACGTGTTCCAGGACACTTTCATCTGTGGGAAGAAATTCCTGCGGTAAATCGCCTGGACTTCTACAACGGCTTTCTTGATTGCAGCTGCCTTCTCGGCGGCAACTTTGGGGTAGTTCTTGTTGTAGTAATCCTGAATTCCGCCAGCAATGGATGTATTTGCCTCTTCCGTGGTTTTGTATGGTTTGGTGAGAAGTTCAACCGCTACTTTCTTGACGTAGGGGAGGGCGGAGTCAATGTGGCCGCTGACAAAGTTTTCATCCATCTCCTGGCTCGGCGAACGGTAGATGTGGGTCGGCCGGTTGTGGCAATCGGTGCAGTCCATGAGGCGCTTGTTCGCCTTGGCGATCTCGTCCCTGGTGAGGGGCTTTTCGGTGCTCATGTATTCGGTTATTTTGCCGTCCTTTTCTTTAACGGAAATATACGGGATGTTCAGGCGCTTTTTGTCGGTAGCGATATAGGTGACCTCGCTGCCGATATGCCAGTGGATACCCTTTGCATGGGGCGACTTGGGCACACCGCCAATGTTGATCAGCATGTTTATTTCACGCGGGGTGTTGGCCTCATTGGGTGCATAGTGGTAAAATACTTTCTGACGCCCGGCATAGAACTTTTCCGGCCAGTGGCAATGCTCACAAGTGTCGCGGGCCGGACGCAGATTCTCGATCGGAGTCTCAATGGTCTCGGGATAGGTATGGAAGAGAACCGCATAGAGCTGGCGCAAGCCGGATATCTTGGCTTTCACGTACCAGGCGGCGCCGGGGCCCACATGACACTCAACGCACTTAACCTTGGCATGGGGAGAATTGCCCCAGGCGGTATGCTCCGGCTCCATCACCACGTGGCAGAGCTCGCCGCAGAAGGTGGTTGATTCCGTGAACTCAAACCCTTTGATGGAAGCGATCGAAACAATCAGGACAAAGATGATGGAGGCAAGGATGAAAAAGATGAACAGGTGCCGCCGGTGGGGAACGTTGAGATCGAGACGCGGATAGGGTGGAATCTCGACATCACCCTGTTTGCGACGTTCGTTCCTTACCCGGTAAGCACCGATCGGCACAAGCAGGAGCCCGAAAATGAGCATGCCGGGGAACAGAAAGTAGGTCATCAACCCAAGGTACGGCTTTTCCACCCCCGTAATGAATTCAAAGGACAGAAAGGCGATAATCAGGCCGGTGGCCGTTACAGCCAGAATCATGCCGATGAGGCTGATCATGTTCCAGGCGTACCCGGCGGTTTTTCTAATTGGCATAGTTCCTCCCTCGTTGTCTGGAGCTAAAAAATCGGATAACTCTACTATGCAAACACTGTTTTGTCAAAAAAAAGAAATTTCATTTACATATCTTAACTACGGTCATGACAAACCTTTCCGGCCGTTAACAATTTAATGAAAAAGATAGTTGCAAAGCTGTAAAAACGGCGTAAACTAAACAGTGTTATATTCCCACCCACATGCCGTGCACCTTGGGATTGCATGGCGCCAGCCGCTTGTGCGGAGTAAAGGAGGATGAGCCTGTGAAGAATCATGTTTGGCGACCGCTCTATGTGGCGCTGCTTGTCGTTGCGGCAATCCTGGTACTGAGAAAAGTGCTCGTGCCTGCGGATTTCGGCGTCGGGAAACGGGGTTACATGTATGGCTGGCATCGCGCGGGTAACGAGGCGGACTGGAAGGCTGTCAAGGTCAAGTACCGCTCGGCGGAGTACTGCAAGGAATGCCACCGGGACAAGTATGACGACATCAAGGCCTCACCCCACGCAAACATCGACTGCGAAAACTGCCACGGCCCTGCCCTGGGGCACCCCGCAGACCCGCCGACCCTGACCATCGACCGGAACCGGGAACTCTGCGCCAGGTGTCATTTCTACCTCCCTTACAAGACAAGCGGTCGGGGGAGCATCCGTGGCATAAACCCTGCCACCCATCATCCCGAGGCCGAGTGCGTCATGTGTCACTATCCGCATAATCCGAAATTGGAGGGGCGAAAATGATCACACGCAGAAACTTTTGCAAAAAAACCATGCTCCTGGTGGGTGGCATGGCTGTGCCGCTGGCAGCTTTAGAATTGTTCGACCCGAAAAAACTGCTGGCCGACAAATCTGACAAGGACAAGGTCCGTTGGGTCTTTCTGGTCGACACCACCAAGTGCGTCGGCTGTGGCTTCTGCGTCAAGTCCTGCAAAATTGAAAACGAAGTCCCCTATGACGCCAACGTGACGCGCACCTGGGTCGAACGTTACATCATCACCAAGGACGGGGCAACGCACATCGACTCGCCCAAGGGAGCCAGGGACGGGTTTGAAACTTCACAGATCGACCTTGGCGAGGGGAAATTCCTCGACATCAAAAAAGAGGACATCAGCAAGGCCTTTTTTGTGCCGAAACTCTGCAACCAGTGCGACAATCCGCCCTGTGTGCAGGTCTGCCCGGTCGGGGCCACCTATCAGACCGAGGATGGGGTAGTGCTTGTGGACCGATCATGGTGCATTGGCTGCGGCTACTGCATCATGGGATGCCCTTACGGGGTACGCTTCTTCCACCCGGTCTACCGCGTGGCGGAGAAATGCAACTTCTGCTACCACCGTATCACGAAAGGGATGAAGACCGCCTGTGTCGACGCCTGCGCCTTCGGCGCCCGTCAAATAGGCAACCTCAAGAACCCCGATGACCCGGTTACGAAGATCATCATGACCGAGCGGGTAAATGTCCTGAAGGAAGAGTACGGCACCAAGCCTCAGGTTTTTTACCTGGGGCTGACCAAGGAGGTTAAATAGCCATGGTACACGGAGAATTATGGACTGTTAAAGAACTGTTCGTCTATCCGAATGAATACATCTACTGGACTATCCAGATTGTCATGTACCCGTTCATGACCGGTCTGGTGGCCGGCGCCTTCGTGCTCTCCTCTCTCTACCACGTATTTGGCGTGACACAACTGAAAGGTATCGCCAGGTTCTCCCTGGTATTCTCCTTTGCCCTGCTGCCGGTGGCAATGCTGCCGCTCATGCTCCATTTGCTGCAACCGCAGCGAGGGATCGAGGTCATGATGACCCCCCACTTCACTTCGGCCATCGCTGCCTTCGGCATTGTCTTTTCCACCTACGGCATGATCGTCGCCTCGGAACTCTGGTTTGTCTACCGCAAGCACTTTGTGGAAACTGCCATGGAACTTCGCCAACTCGGCGACCGGACCTTTAGCCAGCACCTCAGGCATCTCCTCTTCTCAGCCCTGACCCTGGGGGCCATGGATATCAGCGAGCACGCCCTGGAAAAGGATGAAAAGGCGGTCAAGATTCTGGCCGGCATCGGTATCCCGGTAGCCTGTTTTCTCCATGGCTACGCCGGTTTCATCTTCGGCTCGGTCAAGGCCAACGCCCTCTGGATGACCCCGCTCATGCCGGTTATTTTTATCTGCTCCGCGGTTGTGTCGGGGATTGCCCTCTGCATGCTCACCTACATCGTTACCATGGAGGCACGCAAGCTTATTGCCGCCTGGAAAAGGAAGCAGTACCCGGAGCTTCCATCTCCGGAAGAACTGAAGAGTGCGGAAGTCCACGTGGTAACCATGACAGCCAAGTACCTGATCATGTTCCTGATCCTGGCCATCACCCTGGAACTCCTCGACCTGATCTTCCGCGGCTACACGGCGGTCAAGTCCTGGGACATCCTGCGCAGCGTCATCTACGGCAGGGACTTCGTAAATATCTTTGTCATCCAGTATGGCATGGGGAACCTCGTCCCCTTCATCATCTTTCTCCTCCCCCGTCTCACCATCAAACGGGCCGTGGCCGGCACCCTCATGGTGCTGCTCGGGGTCTTCATGATGCGCTGGAACGTGGTCATTGGCGGTCAGGCATTCTCTTCGTCGTTCGCCGGTTTCATGCATTACCACCTCCCCATCTGGCCCCATGACATGGAAACCTTCAAGGAGGGGCTTTTCGGCGCACTGACCGTCATCGTCACCCCCTTTATCCTGTTCTGGTTCCTCGACAAGGTTATGCCGGTTTTCAAGGAGACCCATTGACCGACGGCACCTTCCCCCGGTTACCCGGCGGGAGGCCCTATTTATACAGCAGGGCCTCCCGCAGACCCACGTCTATGCAATGGCATGAGCAGAAGTGAGTCGGGCAGGTACTTTCCGTGACCCGACCGCAGCAGAGGAGGGATTCATGGCAACAGATGCATCATCCCTGGAATGTCGGATCGAACAGCTCACCGCTCAAATGCAGGCGCTCACCGAACGGGTAGAACAGCTTGCGGCACTGCTCGACATGCCTGAGGCTGTCATTCCGGCAACAACGCCCCTCCAATCTCTCCCGCGCCCCACCCTGCAGCCTGCCGAACCCACCCCCCCTGCCGAGGAGTTCCCCCTCGGCGAACCAGAGGATGTCTCGGAAGAAATCCTCACCTGGGCTGGTCGGGCTTACTTCCTCACCCGCCTCTCCACCCTCTGCTTCCTCCTCGTGGTTGCGCTGATCCTGCGCACGGTAACCGACAACAACCTCATCAACACCCTGGCAGGTTCCATCCTGGGGATGAGCTACGCTGCCGTACTGATGCTGTTCGGCGGCTATAAATATGAGAAGAAAAGTCCTTTGGCGCCGGTGTTCTCCGCCTGCGGCGCGGTATTGATGAGTACCATTGTGGTGGAAACCCATAGCCGTTTCGCGTCGCTCCCCCTGGTCCCCGCCTATTTCACCCTGATGTTGACCGGCATGGGCATGGCATTTGTCAGCTACCGCTACAAGGCCCTGCTCCCCATTTCACTAGGGACTCTCGGCATGTGCCTGGCAGGGGCGGCGATCGACTATCCGCGCCCGTTCTTTCCCTATTTGGCCATGGTACTCCTGACCGCCAACATCCTCGGTTATTTTGCCGCCCAATTAAAACGCTGCTCCTGGCTCCGCTGGATAATTCTCATTGTCACCATGGTCATGCTCCACCTGTGGGCCTTCCGTCTGGGGATGGCCCTCCTGCGCAAGGAAACACCCCCTCCGGAGCTGGCCATGCCGTGGTTTCTCCCCGTCCTCGCTGTTTTTGCTGCGGTCTACCTGACACTCGCTTGCCTCGGGATCGTAAGGAGCGGTAGCGAACGGATTTCCCGGTTCGACTTCAGCCTCCCCACCCTTAATGCAGCCTGGGCTTTTAGCGCTGCCTTCTATGTGGTTAACGCAGGAGGAATGAGCAAGTTTCTGCTCGGCGGAATTGGCATAGCGGCAGCGATTGGCCACCTGGGGATGACCTTCTGGCTGGCTGACCGGAAGATGCCCGGAGCTCCCGGCACGAACTCCTTTGCCTTTGCCGGAATTGCACTGCTGGCCCTTGCGCTCCCCGTCGCAACCGGCAATTTCGTACTTTCGCTGCCGGCAATGTCCGTGGTAGCGTTCTTCATGTCCATTCTGTCACGGAAATGGCAAAACGGGGGAGTCCGCGCCACCATGTACCTGGCTGAGATCTATGCATGCCTGGCACTGGCGGCGTCACTCCAGGGGCAGAGTCCGAACGGATCGGATGTCGTCAATATCATTCCGGCCGGACTACTGGCCGTCATTTGCCTGCTCCATTACCAGTGGTGCCGAGAGTGGCCGCCACCCGCCACCTCGACTGTTTTTTCACGGTTCGACAGACACGACACGAGTGCCGTGGCCCTTCTGCTCGGCTCGCTGGCCAGTGCCTTCTTCATGGTGAGGATAATTATCAACCAGACCCTTGCCATCTATTTCGCCGCAGGTGACACAACAGGCATTTTCCGCTGCAGCCAGTCCGTTCTAATCAATGCCGCCGCCGCAGGAATCATGCTGTTTGCGTTTATCCGCAAGAACAAGGAACTGCGCAACGTCTCCATTCTCGTCACGGTTATCGGCGGGATCAAAGTCTTCCTCTACGACCTCCTCGGCACCCATGGCGTACCGCTCGTCATCAGCGTCTTTACCTTCGGCCTGGCGGCTGCGCTCGAATCGGTGGCTCTGGGGCGCTGGCAACAAATCAAAAGGGAGCCCCCCGCGGTGTAAACCATGCGGCGCCCACCCGGCGCCTGACTATTACCCCCTCATGTACCTGAAGCGCCTGAAAGTTAAGAGAGAATCATTATGGTGGCAATTGACAATTACCCCGGCATCTGCTAGCTTTAACAAAGCTCGGTACTGCCGAAACCTTCATCCACGGCCGCTTAGACCTGCTGCCGTCCCCCTCCACCGCAGACCGATATCAATTCTCAACTGTAGCTACGGAGCCAGCAACATGTCGAAAAAACTTTTTATCCCCGGGCCGATCGAGGTTGCGCCGGAGATCCTCGAAGCCATGGCTACCCCCATGATCGGCCACCGGATGCCGGAATATGCCAGGCTGCACAAAGGGGTGACGGATAAGCTGAAAGAGTTGCTGTTTACCCGGGAGAAGGTCTTTCTTGCCACTTCCAGCGCCTTCGGCGTCATGGAGGGAGCGGTGAGAAACCTTGTCGGCAAACGCTGCGCCAACTTTTGCAACGGCGCCTTTTCCGATAAATGGCATGATGTTACCAGGCGCTGCGGCAAAGAGGCCGATGCCATCAAAGTGGAGTGGGGAGAGCCGATTACCCCCGAACTGGTGGATGCGACCCTGGCCAGCGGCAAGTATGACGCCATAACCTTGATCCACAACGAGACCTCCACCGGCGTCATGTCGCCGCTGCCGGAAATTGCCGCAGTGCTGCGCAAGTACCCTGACGTGGTGTCTATCATCGATACGGTTTCTTCCATGAGCGCGGTGAAGATTCCGCTTGACGAACTGGGAATCGACTGCTGCATCTTCGGTGTACAGAAAGCCTTTGCCCTGCCGCCGGGGCTTGCCGTGTTCACTGCCAGCAACAAAGCCCTGGAACGGTGCAAAACAATCGAAGGGCGCGGCTATTATTTCGACTTTCTCGAATTTGCCGCTGCTGACGAGAAGGACAATACCCCCTCCACCCCCTGCATATCCCTGATTTATGCCCTGGACCGCCAATTGGAGCGGATTTTTGCCGAAGGTTTTGAAAAACGCTGGCAACGGCACCGGGAACTGGCCGAGTATGTCAGAGGATGGGTGTCGGAGCGGGGGTTCGGTTTCCTGGCTGCCGAGCCGTACCGGTCCCTGACGCTCACTTGTGCAGTGAACAGCAGGGACATCGATCTGGCTGAGTTGAAAAAAAGACTAGGCGAACGGAATTACGCATTTGACAACGGCTACGGCAAGCTGAAAGGAAAAACATTCCGCATCGCCCATATGGGCGATATGCAGCTGGCCGATTTACAGGATTTTACCGGGCAGATAGACGATATTCTGAAGTCGATGGCTTGATTTTTCGGTTGAGTCGTTATGCACCGTCTTCCGATAAAGGGAGGATTTATGCGGGTCACGGCACTATTGATCGGGTTTTTTCTGGTTATCACCGCTTCTTTGGCAACTGGCGAGGAGAAGACGCCGGTAGTCGCCGAACGGGTGCTTGTTGCGGAAATCCTCAAGGCTTACGGCGGAGAGCAGTCGCTGGGGAAGATCAGGACTGTTTTCGCCAAAGGCCACATCGATGCGTTCATGCAGGGTGATGAAGGCACGTCAACCCGTTATTTTCAACGGCCGAGAAAGCTGCGGGCGGAACTGGTCTATAAAAACTCTGCGGAAACCCGGATATTGAACGGCTCTCACGGATGGCGGCGCTCCAACAACAAACCGACGGCCGAGGTGATCGGTCCTCCCTTTCTCGGCATGGTTTATCAGTACAAATATCTGGACTTGCCCTTCG
This genomic window contains:
- a CDS encoding glycoside hydrolase family 57 protein codes for the protein MPNPLYITFLWHMHQPYYKDPLRGEYTLPWTYLHAVKDYYDMAAIVDETPGVRVVFNLVPSLLEQIRDYASGSAVDQFLIHGQMAPSAMAEEERIFILENFFSANRQRMIEPYKRYLELYCLAGDGAGGGMQERLRHFRDQDILDLQVWFFLAWTGEAARRRYPEFRELIRKGKNFTQADKALLFARHKDLLNEIIPLYRKLHDEGKAELSVTPYFHPILPLLCDMKSARTAMPKVILPTVPFKCPEDARSQVARGIACFEEFFGFTPQGMWPSEGSVSDEALGILAECGLVWAATDEGVLSHTLHGGIGASREALYHPYSFQQGGKELALFFRDHALSDRIGFTYSQWEPERAAADFTARLLEIRGRVHGARVVPVILDGENAWEYYPDNGYTFLRRLYGMIAETPGLEPATFSEVLARVPGRRVITHIHPGSWINANYGVWVGHPEENLGWDYLARAREAAVENNPTVAALLAGRGHDGAAADGTTAQLVCQSLYAAEGSDWFWWYGDDHFSPHSDRFDALFRRHLMNVYRLLGLDAPRELFEPIKKKSPAGLVREPAALISPVISGIVTDYFEWLAAGLYDLTRQSSAMHAAESLMQSFFYGFDRKFLFFRVDGVQSLEKTMQAGDRLNLQLIHDNEFRLTMSLGADEGSLLVKSEGEWRETGTLCRWKIIKIAEARVPLEIFNLMPGDKLFAFVTLMRGDEELGRWPTDAPLLINYAGPDLELETWLI
- the galT gene encoding galactose-1-phosphate uridylyltransferase, giving the protein MSELRWDPLKLHWVIIATERGRRPRDFQVEQQEAEMTSCPFCYGNEDKTPAEIFAIRPSGPANSPNWKVRVIPNKYPVLRIEGEIKSKGYGLYDVMTGIGAHEVIIETPQHEKGLADLSVAEVTDVLIAYRARFLDLRRDSRFRYMVLFKNHGVRAGATLAHSHSQLIAVPLTPPVAATELKICRDFYANKERCIFCDLIDFELTCGDRVVKEFPNFVSVTPYASCFPFELRLYPKKHSHDFAMMDDGQLAELAVAMKDMLLRLKTVLKDPPYNFILHSAPPQQQRLGKPEYWGSLEYDYHWHIELVPRLTQIAGFEWGTGFYINPTSPEDAALFLREAEI
- the glgA gene encoding glycogen synthase GlgA, translated to MKILFVASEVTPFAKTGGLADVTAALPKTLKKLGHDVRIILPFYSEVERGGHGIRKGRKSVEAVIDGVMKKGLFRHTSLGDIPVYLIENKEYFSRDNLYGTAAGEYPDNHRRFAFFCRGVLDLLKKMDFRPDVIHCHDWQTALIPLLLRREKGEDLFFSKTGVMFTIHNLAYQGLFAKETLAEMGLDSSYFTIDCLEYYGKVNLMKGAILSADLITTVSETYCREIQTPESGNGLDGVLGVRNADLHGVLNGLDYDLWDPATDRGLYKNYSVTAPAGKAVNKKGLQKLLGLEPAADVPVIGIVSRLTAQKGFDLLAELMPKFVRSRLQLVILGTGDEKYLKLLQDIKARGAGNISVNIGFHPELAPKIYAGSDIFLMPSHYEPCGLGQMIALRYGAVPLVRKTGGLADTVFDEQDGATEPNGFSFEDYTPEALWETVSRSLQAFDDKGAWKKLMKRGMSCDYSWDASARRYEELYRLALARKGR
- a CDS encoding NapC/NirT family cytochrome c; amino-acid sequence: MPIRKTAGYAWNMISLIGMILAVTATGLIIAFLSFEFITGVEKPYLGLMTYFLFPGMLIFGLLLVPIGAYRVRNERRKQGDVEIPPYPRLDLNVPHRRHLFIFFILASIIFVLIVSIASIKGFEFTESTTFCGELCHVVMEPEHTAWGNSPHAKVKCVECHVGPGAAWYVKAKISGLRQLYAVLFHTYPETIETPIENLRPARDTCEHCHWPEKFYAGRQKVFYHYAPNEANTPREINMLINIGGVPKSPHAKGIHWHIGSEVTYIATDKKRLNIPYISVKEKDGKITEYMSTEKPLTRDEIAKANKRLMDCTDCHNRPTHIYRSPSQEMDENFVSGHIDSALPYVKKVAVELLTKPYKTTEEANTSIAGGIQDYYNKNYPKVAAEKAAAIKKAVVEVQAIYRRNFFPQMKVSWNTYPNHIGHFYTPGCFRCHDGKHKSAQGKVISKDCNLCHTVLGQKQENIPAGAPQVKNFVHPVDIGDEIYKTNCSECHSAGGEDVPGSGRHEK
- a CDS encoding cytochrome c codes for the protein MKNHVWRPLYVALLVVAAILVLRKVLVPADFGVGKRGYMYGWHRAGNEADWKAVKVKYRSAEYCKECHRDKYDDIKASPHANIDCENCHGPALGHPADPPTLTIDRNRELCARCHFYLPYKTSGRGSIRGINPATHHPEAECVMCHYPHNPKLEGRK
- a CDS encoding 4Fe-4S dicluster domain-containing protein, translating into MITRRNFCKKTMLLVGGMAVPLAALELFDPKKLLADKSDKDKVRWVFLVDTTKCVGCGFCVKSCKIENEVPYDANVTRTWVERYIITKDGATHIDSPKGARDGFETSQIDLGEGKFLDIKKEDISKAFFVPKLCNQCDNPPCVQVCPVGATYQTEDGVVLVDRSWCIGCGYCIMGCPYGVRFFHPVYRVAEKCNFCYHRITKGMKTACVDACAFGARQIGNLKNPDDPVTKIIMTERVNVLKEEYGTKPQVFYLGLTKEVK